Proteins encoded in a region of the Mycobacteriales bacterium genome:
- a CDS encoding BMP family ABC transporter substrate-binding protein: protein YYNKTQHKNVQVLGWTPKVGRAKSSLAGKGLFTNDFTNQALGKTDAQTLLAQGADVVFPVAGAVGLGAAAAVKQAGSGNYMEWVDTDGCVSAPQYCSLFLTSVTKGITTSVAGAVEKAANGTFAGGTYVGDLKNGGVALSPYHDFQSKVPSSVTSALATIKAGIESGKISVDPNSYPAG from the coding sequence TACTACAACAAGACCCAGCACAAGAACGTCCAGGTCCTCGGCTGGACGCCGAAGGTGGGGCGGGCGAAGAGCAGCCTGGCGGGCAAGGGCCTGTTCACCAACGACTTCACCAACCAGGCGTTGGGCAAGACCGACGCGCAGACGCTGCTCGCGCAGGGTGCTGACGTCGTCTTCCCGGTCGCGGGCGCGGTGGGCCTCGGTGCGGCCGCCGCGGTCAAGCAGGCCGGCAGTGGCAACTACATGGAGTGGGTCGACACCGATGGGTGCGTGTCTGCCCCGCAGTACTGCTCGCTATTCCTGACCAGCGTGACCAAGGGCATCACGACATCGGTCGCGGGCGCCGTCGAGAAGGCCGCCAACGGTACGTTCGCCGGTGGCACCTACGTCGGTGACCTGAAGAACGGTGGTGTGGCACTCTCGCCGTACCACGACTTCCAGAGCAAGGTTCCGTCGTCGGTCACCTCGGCACTGGCCACGATCAAGGCGGGCATCGAGTCCGGCAAGATCTCGGTCGACCCGAACTCCTACCCGGCAGGCTGA